The Klebsiella africana sequence GGCTTTATGGTCGAGGGTGAATTGATCCATGAATTTTTCATTAACGGCGAGTACCGTAATACCATCCGCATGTGCCTGTTCCAGCATCAGTATCTGGCGGAGCACAAAACGCCCGGACCATCCCTGCTGAAGCCGACAGCTCAGTAATAGTTGATGCGGTTTTTAATCGTGTAGTGGCGGGTCAGCGGCGGCTGCACGCTTTCATCAATAACCTGCAATTCACAGCTCAGCGGATTATCATGGCGATCATAGTCGCAGGTCTGGCGCACCGTGCCCAGCGTGCGATCGTTGAAGGTACTGATAGCGGTATAGTCCATTTTCTTGCGCGGATCCTTTGACGGCGTAGAGGCGACAGTAAATCGCTCCTCTTTGGCGGTGGTGGTTTTGCCCAACGGATAGCCATCACTGTCGTAGCGGTAAGTAGCCGTGGTTTCTTTGCCCCGAGCGCTAATGATAAAGCCGTTATCATCGGTTTCCCAGCTGACCCCGGTGGCGGGCATCTCTGCCAGCTGACACTTGCCCTGCAGGCGCAGTCGCTTCTCGTGGGTGCGCCCGTCGACGTAATAGTTGGCATCCAGCAGCAGCGTGGCGCCGGTTTTGTTCTCCACATCTTCCAGGGTCAGCAGATCGAAACACCCTTCCCTGGAGAGCTGAGCGCTCACCTTCTTGACCACCACATCGTGTTCATCCAGTAGCGTCTGGCTAAAATCTTTCACTGGCCCACGAAGCGGATCGAACTCAAATTCATTGGAAAAACTCGCCATCTCGGGGGTGAAGGCTTCCGGGGCGCTTTTACCGTCGCACGCCGTCAGCAGCAGCGCTACCGGGATAAGCCAATACAATCTTTTCACAGGCGATTCCTTTTGTGTACATCCGATCATATTAGCAAATACAATTGTTTACACCAGTTCTGCTATGCTTAAATCTGGATAACATCGATAAGGAGCGTAAGATGAAACTATCCCTCTGGACCGGCGCCGCACTGCTGCTGTGCTCCACTGCCGTGCTGGCCGCGCCCGATTCCTGTGAACGGGTAAAGAACGACATTCAGCAAAAGATCATTAACAATGGCGTACCAGAATCGGCATTTAGCCTGGCCATTGTGCCCAACGACCAGGCAGACCAGCCCGGCGTTCAGGTGGTCGGTCATTGCGCCAACGACACCTTCAAAATCACCTATACGCGTAACAGCGATACCCCTGCCGAAAGCGACGCGCAGTAAACCGCTTGTGACTTTCAAATGAAAGATCTTATCTCTGGTTGACCAGGGATAAGATCTGCCAATTACCCATAACGTATTATCGCTCACCCCTGCGTCTGTTAATGGCACAGAGGCCCTTCTCCGTACAACATAACGATCATGGAGTGAGCAATGTCGAATCAGGAATCTCCCGGCGGCGTCACCCGACGCGCGCTACTCAAATCCACAGCCCTCGGTTCCCTCGCGCTGGCCGCCGGCGGGCTTACCCTGCCCTTTACGCTGCACCGCGCCGCGGCGGCGGTACAACAGGCTACCGGCGACAACACCCGCATTGTCTGGGGCGCCTGTTCGGTCAACTGTGGTAGCCGCTGCGCCCTGCGGCTGCACGTGCGTGATGATGAAGTGGTCTACGTCGAAACGGATAACACCGGCGATGACCGCTACGGCGATCATCAGGTGCGCGCGTGCCTGCGCGGGCGTTCGATTCGCCGACGCATCAATCACCCGGATCGCCTTAACTATCCCATGAAGCGCGTTGGCAAGCGCGGAGAAGGCAAATTCGAGCGTATCAGCTGGCAGGAAGCGCTGGATACTCTCGCCGACCGACTGAAAAGCGTGGTAGCGCAGTATGGCAATGAAGCCGTCTACATTAACTACTCTTCAGGGATTGTCGGCGGCAACATCACCCGCTCGTCGCCATCCGCTTCGCCGGTGGCGCGGCTGATGAACTGCTACGGCGGCTCGCTTAACCAGTACGGTACCTACAGCACCGCCCAGATTGCCTGCGCCATGCCCTACACCTACGGCAGTAACGACGGCAACAGCACCTCGGATATTGAAAATAGCAAGCTGGTGGTGATGTTCGGCAACAACCCGGCGGAGACCCGGATGAGCGGCGGCGGCATTACCTGGTATCTGGAACAGGCCCGCGAGCGCTCCAACGCGCGGATGATCGTTATCGACCCACGCTACACCGATACCGCCGCCGGTCGGGAAGATGAGTGGATCCCCATTCGCCCCGGCACCGACGCCGCGCTGGTGGCCGGTATCGCCTGGGTGTTGATTAACGAAAATCTGGTTGACCAGCCTTTCCTTGATAAATACTGCGTTGGCTACGACGAGAAAACGCTGCCGGAAGGCGCCCCGGCCAACGGCCATTATAAGGCCTATATTCTCGGCGAAGGTGATGACGGGGTCGCCAAAACGCCACAGTGGGCAGCGCGTATTACCGGCATCCCCGCCGATCGCATCATCAAACTGGCGCGCGAAATCGGTATGACCAAACCGGCCTACATCTGCCAGGGCTGGGGACCGCAGCGCCAGGCCAACGGTGAGCTTTCCGCCCGGGCGATCGCCATGCTGCCAATCTTAACCGGCAATGTCGGCATCAACGGCGGCAACAGCGGCGCCCGCGAGTCAACCTACACCATCACCATTGAGCGCCTGCCGGTGTTGGAAAACCCGGTCAAGACCGCCATCTCCTGCTTCACCTGGACCGATGCCATCGCCCGTGGCCCGGAGATGACCGCCACCCGCGACGGCGTGCGCGGCAAAGAGAAACTGGATGTGCCGATCAAGTTCCTGTGGAACTACGCGGGCAACACCATTATTAACCAGCACTCCGACATCAATAAGACTCACGATATCTTGCAGGATGAGAGTAAATGCGAAACCATCGTGGTTATCGACAACTTTATGACCTCCTCGGCGAAATACGCCGACCTGCTGCTGCCTGATCTGATGACCGTCGAGCAGGAAGATATCATCCCCAATGATTACGCTGGCAATATGGGCTATCTGATTTTTATCCAGCCCGCCACCTCGGCGAAGTTCGAACGCAAACCTATTTACTGGATCTTAAGTGAAGTCGCGAAACGACTCGGCGATGACGTATACCAGCGCTTTACCGAGGGGCGCACCCAGGAACAGTGGTTGCAATATCTGTATGCCAAAATGGTGGCGAAAGATCCGGCGCTGCCGGCCTACGACGATCTGAAGCAGATGGGCATCTACAAGCGTAAAGATCCGAACGGCCACTTCGTCGCTTATCAGGACTTCCGCCGCGATCCGGACGCACATCCGCTCAAAACGCCGTCCGGCAAAATTGAGATTTACTCCAGTCGGCTCGCCGAGATTGCCGCCCGCTGGCAGCTGGAGAAAGACGAAGTCATCAGCCCGCTGCCGGTCTACGCCTCCACATTTGAAGGCTGGGACGATCCGCTGCGCAGCCAGTACCCGCTGCAGCTGTTTGGTTTTCATTATAAAGCACGCACCCATTCCAGCTACGGCAATGTAGACGTGTTGCAGGCCGCCTGCCGTCAGGAGGTGTGGATCAACCCGCTTGACGCGGAAAAACGCGGGATTAAAAACGGTGATCTGGTGCGAGTGTTCAACCAGCGCGGCGAAGTCCGTCTTCCGGCAAAAGTAACACCACGCATCATGCCGGGGGTCTCGGCGATGGGCCAGGGCGCCTGGCACGACGCTAATATGGCCGGAGACCGGGTCGACCATGGCGCCTGCATGAATACCCTGACTACCCACCGCCCGTCGCCGCTGGCGAAAGGGAATCCGCAGCACACCAACCTGGTCGACATCGAGAAGGTGTAAGGAGTAAACCATGAGCACGCAATATGGATTCTTTATCGACTCCGCTCGCTGTACCGGGTGCAAGACCTGCGAGCTGGCCTGTAAGGACTACAAGAATCTTACCCCCGAGGTCAGCTTTCGCCGCATCTATGAGTATGCCGGCGGCGACTGGCAGGAGGACAACGGTGTCTGGCAGCAAAACGTGTTTGCTTATTACCTCTCTATCGCCTGTAACCACTGCGAAGATCCGGCCTGTACCAAGGTCTGTCCGAGCGGCGCAATGCATAAGCGCGAAGATGGGTTTGTGGTGGTCAACGAAGATGTCTGTATTGGCTGCCGCTACTGCCATATGGCCTGCCCGTACGGCGCGCCGCAGTACAACGCCGACAAAGGCCATATGACCAAGTGCGACGGCTGTCACGAGCGCGTCGCCGAGGGGAAAAAACCGATCTGCGTCGAGTCCTGCCCGCTGCGGGCGCTCGATTTCGGGCCGATTGCCGAGCTGCGCGCAAAGCACGGCCAGCTGGCCGCGGTGGCCCCGCTGCCGTCGGCGCACTTCACCCGGCCGAGCATAGTGATCAAACCTAACGCCAATGCCCGGCCGTGTGGCGATACCACCGGTTACCTGGCGAACCCAAAGGAGGTGTGAGATGGGAAGCGGATGGCATGAATGGCCACTGGTGCTGTTTACGGTACTGGGGCAATGCGTGGTCGGCGCGATCATCGTTAGCGGCCTCGGCTGGCTGTCACTGGCGGATCAGCACGCCGCAAGACAGCGACTGGTACGCTGCATGTTTTTTATCTGGCTGCTGATGGGCATCGGGTTTCTTGCTTCGGTGATGCATCTCGGTTCGCCACTGCGCGCGTTCAACTCGCTGAACCGCGTCGGCGCCTCGGCGCTGAGCAACGAAATCGCCAGCGGCGCTCTGTTCTTCGCCGTGGGCGGACTCTGGTGGTTGCTGGCGGTGCTGGGGAAAATGCCGGTGGTACTGGGAAAAGTCTGGCTGATCGTCACTCTGCTGTTGGGTCTGCTGTTTGTGCTGGCGATGACCCGGGTTTACCAAATCGATACCGTGCCAACATGGTACAATGGCTATACCACCAGCGCCTTTTTCCTGACGGTGCTGCTCAGCGGGCCGCTGTTCGCCGCCCTGCTGCTGCGGCTGGCGAAAGTGCAGTTTAACGGTTGGTTTTTTGCCGGACTGAGCGTGGCCGCGCTGGTCATCAGCGCCGCAGTTATCGTTATGCAAAGCGCCGGGCTCGGCGCCATTCATAGCTCAGTCCAGCAGGCCGCCGCTCTGCTGCCAGATTACGGCAAGCTGCAGGCGCTACGCCTGATACTGCTGGCCCTGGGTCTTGGCTGTTGGCTATGCCCGCTGATCCGTCGCCAGTCGCCGCGCGCCATGGGGCTGCTGGTTGGTCTGCTGCTGGTGTTGATCGCCGAATGTATTGGCCGCGGCCTGTTTTATGGTCTGCATATGACCGTTGGTATGGCGGTTGCCGGTTAATGAGACGGCGCGCCCGAGCGCGCCGCAGTAAGGAATAAAGTGATGATGCCGATCCCAAACCGCGACGCCGTCGCGTTAAGCGCCCGCACCCTGGGCGCGCTGTTCTCTTATGCGCCGAATAGCGCGGAAATTGCGCCGCTGGTCGCCGCCTTCCAGGACGGGAGCTGGCAGCAGCAGTGGCCCTTCCCGGTAGCGGCCCCGCTGGCGTCAGGATTTACCGCTTCAGCTGAAGAGACGTTGCCTGAAGCCTGGCAGCGCCTGTTTATCGGGCCGTGGGCCTTGCCGGCGCCGCCGTGGGGCTCTGTTTGGCTGGATAAGGAGTCGGTACTGTTTGGCGATTCCACGCTGGCTCTGCGCCAGTGGATGCGCGAGAACGGCATCGCGCTGGCGGCCGATGACAACGAACCGGAAGATCATTTCGGCACCTTGCTACTCCTGGCGGCATGGCTGTGCGAAACAGAGCAGGATGCGTTATTCGCTCAGCTGCTGGCCTGGCATCTGTTGCCGTGGTCGGGGCGCTTCCTGCGCGTTTTTGTCGACCACGCCGCCCACCCCTTTTACCAGGCGCTGGGTCAGCTGGCGCAGGCGACCCTGGCGCAGTGGCAGGAGAATCTGCCGATCGCCGTGGCGGAGAAACCGCTTTATCGTTAATCCTGTCACCGCGCCGGTATCCGGCGCGGTGTTAAAGTGCCCCTTTTCGGTCGCTCACCCGCACTTATCGCTTTTGCATCTAAGGTTATTCCCTATCACAATAAGGCCATGTTTTCCGAACCTTGCCGTGACTGATGCACCGTCTCCATCCCTATCCTGATGTGCAGGTGATGTTTCGCCGCCTGCTGATCGCCACCCTGATTGGTCTTCTCGCCGCGCTGGCGGTGGCGCTGTTTCGCCACGCCATGGTCGTGCTGGAAACGCTGTTTCTCAGTAACAACAGCGGGAGTCTGGTCAACGCCGCACAGTCGCTGCCGGCATGGCGCCGACTGATTACCCCGGCGCTGGGCGGCCTGGCGGCAGGAACGTTACTCTGGCTCTGGCAAAGGCGCAGCGTCGCCCGTCCGCATGCCGCCACCGATTATATGGAAGCCCTGGAGACCGGCGATGGCTGTTTCGATACGCCAGCAAGCCTGGTGAAATCGCTGGCGTCATTGCTGGTCGTGGTGACCGGCAGCGCCATTGGCCGGGAAGGCGCCATGATCCTACTGGCCGCGCTGGCGGCCTCGCTGTTTGCCCGCCGCTTCACGCCGCAGAGTGAATGGAAGCTATGGGTCGCCTGCGGCGCTGCCGCCGGGATGGCCAGCGCCTATCATGCCCCGCTGGCCGGTAGCCTGTTTATCGCTGAAATTCTCTTTGGCACGCTGATGCTGGCCTCGCTTGGGCCGGTGGTGATCTCGGCGGTGATCGCCCTGCTGTTGACGCAGTTTCTCAATGGCGGCGCCGCGCCGCTGTATCACGTCGTGTTGCAGCAGAATCTCAGCGCCCTGCACTATGGCTTAATGCTGGCGACTGGCCTGCTGGCCGGGCTGTGCGGGCCGCTGTTTATCTGGCTGATGGACTACAGCCATCGCGGATTCGTTAAACTGAAACTGGCGCCGCCGTGGCAGCTGGCGCTGGGAGGGCTGATTGTCGGTGGCTTATCGCTCATCACCCCGGCTGTGTGGGGCAACGGCTACAGCGTAGTGCAAAGCTATTTGCTGCTGCCGCCGTCCGGTGCGCTACTGGTGGGCATCTTCATCTGCAAACTGCTGGCGGTGCTGGCCAGCAGCGGCTCCGGCGCGCCTGGCGGGGTCTTTACCCCCACGCTGTTTGTCGGCCTGGCGATGGGCATGCTGTTTGCCTGCTTCAGCAGGCTGTGGCTACCGGGGAGTGAAGAGATGACCATCATGATGGGTCTGACCGGCATGGCGGCGTTTCTGGCTGCCACGACTCATGCGCCAATCATGTCTACTTTGATGATTTGTGAGATGACCGGGCAGTATACGCTGCTGCCCGGCCTGCTGATAACCTGCGTCGTGTCGTCTGTGCTGTCGCGGACGTTACGCCGGGATTCGATCTATCGCCATCACGTTGCCGAGCATGTCTAAATCGACGTAGCGGCTTAGCTCGCGCTGTTCGGCGCGCGGCAGGTACGGCAGTTCGCCAACCAGCGGTGCCGGCAGCTTTTTGCTGAGCACATCGATGATTTCAGCGTAGTGCGCCAGACCGGGGTTGATCCGGTTGGCCACCCAGCCGATCAGCGGCAGCCCGTCATTGGCGATTGCCTGGGCGGTAAGCAGCGCATGGTTGATGCACCCTTCCTGGATCCCCACCACCATCAGTACCGGGAGCTGCTCCTGCACCACCCACTCGGAAAGGGGCCGCAGGTCGTTCATCAGGCTGCGCCAGCCGCCGGTGCCTTCAACCACCACGTGTTCGACCTGCCCGCTAAGCCGCTGCAAACCATCCGACAGCAGACCATAGTTAATCGGACAGCTGTGCGCCACGCTGCTTTCGTCTTCACTTAAGGCGATGGGATTGACCGCCTCATAGGGTAACGCCAGCGTTGAGACGCTCTGCAGTACCAGCGCGTCTTTATTGCGTAAACCGTCCGGCGTCTCTTTGCTGCCCTTCGCCACAGGCTTGTACCCGGCCACGCTTTTGCCTCTGGCAGCAAGTGCCTGCAACAGCGCACGGGAAACCACTGTCTTCCCGACAGAGGTGTCTGTACCTGTAATAAAGAAACGCTTAAACATCACTAACCCCACAGTTTTGTCGATGAAATATACGGGAAAGAAATAATCAACAGTGGGCAAAGTCTACGTGATGCCGTTGGGGGTCGGCTTGAGATAGCGCAATTTTTGGTGCGACTATGAAAAAATGTTAACCCTGTAACAGTCGTATGAGTAAGGATCCGTTATAGAGCGCATCCTTGACCAGCGCCGCACCAGCCATCGTTCCACGGTTGGAGAACTGGGTGCTTTCGACAGCAATATGCTGGCTGTAGGCGGGCAACGATTGTTGCCGAATGCAGCTGGAAATTGCCGGAAAAAGGATGTCTGCCGCCAGATTAAACGGCGAGCCAATGAGGATTTTCTGTGGGTTAAACAGGTTGACCATGATCGCCAGAATGCGACCGACGTGGTTACCCACGCCGCTAATAATGTCTCTGGCCAGCAGATCGCCCTGCAGCGCCGCCTGGCACAGCCACTCAACGCTCAGCGGACGCTGGTGCAGCAGCGAGCTCATCGACTGCGCCATGCGCATCTGCGCCAGCTCCAGCACGCTCTCCACGCTGGCGATGGTTTCCAGACAGCCATGGTTGCCGCAGTAGCAGCGTTTGCCGTAGGGATCGACCTGAGTATGGCCGATCTCCACCAGGCTGCTGCTGCCAGCATGCAGCAGGCGACCATCGGTGATAACCCCGGCGCCCACGTTATGGTCGATCACCACCTGAATGACGTCCCGCGCGCCGCGCGAGGCGCCAAACAACGATTCCGCCATGGTCCAGGCGCTGATGTCATGCTGAATATAGACCGGCACGCCGGTATGATTAGCCAGTGCTTCGCCCAGCGGAACGTCTTTGACATCCTCATAAAACGGCATGCGATGAATAATGCCATTTTCGGTATCGATAATTCCTGGCATCGTCATGGCGATGGAGGTAAGGCGTTCCAGCTTCTTTTGATGGCGAATAAAGAACCGATCAATGTGGTCGATAACGCGGGTGAGAAACGGCGTACTGTCGGTGAGCGCCAGCTCCAGCTGATCTTCAACCACCAGCTGGCTGCTTAAATCCCGCAGCGAAAGGTGGATCTCGCCGCGGCTGATGCGCACCGCCAGATAGTGCCAGGCTTCGGTTTCCACCATCAGTCCTACCGCCGGGCGGCCACGGCTACCGGGCTCCTGGATCTCCGTCTCCTGCACCAGATGCGCTTCCAGCATTTCGCGGACGATTTTGGTGATACTGGCAGGCGCCAGTTGCGCAAATCGGGAGAGGTCGATACGCGAAACCGGGCCGAGCTGATCAATCAGGCGATATACAGCGCCCGCATTGGTCTGCTTAATTTGATCGATATGGCCTGGTTGACTATCCGCTACCACCATTGACTCCCTTATTTTCGCGCTTCGAAATAAACTTTCGGCTATGGTGAAGCACTTCGATGGTGAACGTCAAATTTTTACTTAGCCTTGTGATTTACTGCACATTTCCAGCCCGTTTTCGTCTCAATTCTGCTCGGTTTTCCAGGCCAGCAGCGCATCGCGAAAGCGTTTTGCCAGCGCCCCCTGTTCATGATGCTTCGACCACACCAGCCACATCTCCGACACCGCATCCTGTTCGTCAATCGGCAGCCAACGCATTTCACTGAGCTGCACGCGCTGAAAGGAGGCCGGCAGAATCGACACTCCCAGCCCGGCCGCCACCAGGCCGATAATGGTCATCGCCTCCCCCACCTCCTGGGCAATCACCGGCGTATGCCCGTAGCGGCGCAGCAAGCCGAGGATATCGTCATACAGGCCGGTGCCGACATGTGGGTCGAAAAAGACGAAAGGTTCACGCGCCAGCGCCGCCAGGCTGACCGAGGGCTGACGGGCCAGCGGATGGTTGGCCGGCACCATCGCCAGCAGCGGTTCGCGCAGCACCCGCTCCCATGCCAGGGTGTCCGGTAACTGAGTATTGCGCAACAGTCCCAGGTCGAGGGCTCCCTCGCTTAAGGGCACGATCTGTTCGCGAGTGTTGGTCTCCCGCGTCAGAATATGCACATCCGGATAGCGCTGGCGAAACATCGACAGCGTATCCGACACCGCCTTAATAAAAGGCGCCGACGAAGTAAAACCAATACGCAGCTCGCCAGTTTCCCCATGATGCAAACGCGCGGCGCGGGCGGCCGCGTCATCCACCTGGGCGAGGATTTGACGGCTGTCAGCGAGAAACTGCTTTCCGGCCGCCGTCAGGCTAACGCTACGGTTGGTACGGGCGAACAGGCGCGCCCCGGTCTGCTGCTCGAGGATCTGAATTTGCTGGCTTAACGGCGGTTGCGAGATGTTCAGTCGCGCTGCGGCGCGGCCAAAATGCAGCTCTTCGGCGACAGCGATAAAGTAGCGCAGATGACGCAACTCGATATTCATATTTAAAACGTCTTATTTGAGATTATTAATATATTAGACAGAATATTTACATTTTCATACCCTAAAAATGTGAGCTGAATGGTCACAACACTCTGTTGGTAAGCAGCAACTTCTACGCAAGGAATTCTCTGTGAGTCGTACAACAACCGTTGACACCGTGCCGGCGGGCGAGGTCAGCGTCGCTGGTGCATCCCGCCCGGATCAGTTTATTAAACGCGGCACCCCGCAGTTTATGCGCGTCACCCTCGCGCTGTTCTCCGCCGGGCTGGCCACCTTCGCCCTGCTCTACTGCGTGCAGCCGATCCTGCCAGTACTGTCGAACGAGTTCGGCGTATCGCCGGCCAGCAGCAGTATCTCACTCTCCATTGCCACGGCGATGCTGGCGGTAGGCCTGTTGTTTACCGGCCCGCTCTCCGATGCCATTGGCCGCAAACCGGTGATGGTCACCGCCCTGCTGCTGGCCGCCTGCTGCTCGCTGCTGTCGACGATGATGTCCAGCTGGCACGGCATTCTGATTATGCGCGCGCTGATTGGCCTGTCGCTGAGCGGCGTAGCGGCGGTCGGCATGACCTACCTGAGCGAGGAGATTCATCCCAGCTTTGTCGCCTTTTCCATGGGGCTCTATATCAGCGGCAACTCCATCGGCGGCATGAGCGGCCGCTTGCTCACTGGGGTATTCACCGATTTCTTCGGCTGGCGCGTGGCGCTGGCGGTAATCAGCGGCTTCGCGCTGGCTGCAGCCGTTATGTTCTGGCGCATCCTGCCTGAGTCTCGGCATTTCCGTCCCACCTCGCTGCGACCAAAAACATTACTGATTAACTTTCGCCTGCACTGGCGCGACCGCGGCCTGCCGCTGCTGTTCGTCGAGGGTTTTCTGCTGATGGGGGCCTTTGTCACCCTGTTTAACTACATTGGCTACCGGCTGATGATGTCGCCATGGTCGTTAAGCCAGGCTGTGGTGGGACTACTGTCGGTGGCCTATCTCACCGGTACCTGGAGTTCACCGAAGGCGGGCGCCATGACGGTACGCTATGGCCGCGGGCCGGTAATGCTCGGCTTTACGACGGTGATGCTCTGCGGTCTGCTGCTGACGCTCTTTTCTTCACTGTGGCTCATTTTCATCGGCATGCTGTTGTTTTCGGCGGGATTTTTCGCCGCGCACTCGGTTGCCAGCAGCTGGATTGGCCCCCGCGCCCGCCGCGCCCGCGGCCAGGCGTCATCGCTGTATTTGTTCAGCTATTATTTAGGCTCCAGTCTGGCGGGGACGTTAGGCGGGGTGTTCTGGCACCACTACGGTTGGAACGGCGTCGGAGGCTTTATCGCGCTACTGCTCCTTGCCGCGCTTCTGACCGGCACGTGCTTGCATCGGCGACTGAAATAGTCGTTTGTTACGTGGCCTGCGGGCCACGTTTCACCACATGCCCATGATGGATGACAAACCCATCAACTCTCTCAAGGCATCAATGGACAATAAAGCAATAAACAGCCAGGTGAACGGATTCATAAACCACCCCCGAACCTCCAGACCTGTGTAATCGATCACAGTTTAGTACCGATATGTTACCGTTTTCTGTCACACCGATCACAGAGGTGAGCTTATTCTCCCGCCATGTGTCTTTCCCTTCCCCTGTGCGCAACGCTCGACCCGCGGGGCGTATCAGGATAGTGTAGAACCAGACCGATAATCTCTTTATTCACCTGTCACGGACCGCACGCTACTATGACTGAAAATACGCCTTATCAGCAGCTTACCCGCACCTTT is a genomic window containing:
- a CDS encoding LysR family transcriptional regulator translates to MNIELRHLRYFIAVAEELHFGRAAARLNISQPPLSQQIQILEQQTGARLFARTNRSVSLTAAGKQFLADSRQILAQVDDAAARAARLHHGETGELRIGFTSSAPFIKAVSDTLSMFRQRYPDVHILTRETNTREQIVPLSEGALDLGLLRNTQLPDTLAWERVLREPLLAMVPANHPLARQPSVSLAALAREPFVFFDPHVGTGLYDDILGLLRRYGHTPVIAQEVGEAMTIIGLVAAGLGVSILPASFQRVQLSEMRWLPIDEQDAVSEMWLVWSKHHEQGALAKRFRDALLAWKTEQN
- a CDS encoding MFS transporter, encoding MSRTTTVDTVPAGEVSVAGASRPDQFIKRGTPQFMRVTLALFSAGLATFALLYCVQPILPVLSNEFGVSPASSSISLSIATAMLAVGLLFTGPLSDAIGRKPVMVTALLLAACCSLLSTMMSSWHGILIMRALIGLSLSGVAAVGMTYLSEEIHPSFVAFSMGLYISGNSIGGMSGRLLTGVFTDFFGWRVALAVISGFALAAAVMFWRILPESRHFRPTSLRPKTLLINFRLHWRDRGLPLLFVEGFLLMGAFVTLFNYIGYRLMMSPWSLSQAVVGLLSVAYLTGTWSSPKAGAMTVRYGRGPVMLGFTTVMLCGLLLTLFSSLWLIFIGMLLFSAGFFAAHSVASSWIGPRARRARGQASSLYLFSYYLGSSLAGTLGGVFWHHYGWNGVGGFIALLLLAALLTGTCLHRRLK
- a CDS encoding KPN_01571 family protein, producing MNPFTWLFIALLSIDALRELMGLSSIMGMW